The Metabacillus sediminilitoris genome window below encodes:
- a CDS encoding FAD-binding oxidoreductase, with protein sequence MHAEIEKEIRQVINNKRRVLTNEADLASYSYDASFGVFPPDVVVQPTSTNEVVGIVKVANKHKTPIYPRGKGTSLSGGPLPVHGGIVLDFSKWTDTLIIEPDDLVAIVSPGVITADINKMANKFGLMYPPDPSSSHVSTIGGNLSENAGGPRGLKYGVTKDYVLGLEVVTADGEVIQTGGRTVKNVTGYDLTKLIVGSEGTLGIITKAILQLIPKPQSTGTLMVLFDDLFIAGKAISSILTGGILPSKLEIMDQASVVAVEQFDPLGLPTDIEALLLIELDGHPAAIEAEAKRVKEICLEIGAIKVKTAETKEEEAELWKARKLVSPAIVRKKPTKISEDATVPRSRIPEMFQRLKEIRDKYNIDLVVFGHAGDGNLHPNIIADKRNIEEMKRVEKAVEEIFKAALEMGGTLSGEHGIGMMKTPFMEMELGTTGLYMMKRIKEAWDPHNLLNPGKMFPDPGQRFALTNE encoded by the coding sequence ATACATGCAGAAATAGAAAAAGAAATACGCCAAGTGATCAATAATAAACGTCGAGTACTTACAAATGAAGCGGATCTTGCCAGTTATTCATATGATGCCTCTTTCGGCGTTTTTCCCCCGGATGTTGTTGTACAGCCAACTTCTACGAATGAAGTGGTTGGAATTGTCAAAGTGGCCAATAAACATAAAACCCCGATTTATCCAAGGGGAAAGGGAACAAGCTTAAGCGGGGGACCACTACCTGTTCATGGAGGAATTGTTCTTGATTTTTCTAAATGGACAGATACTTTAATTATCGAACCAGATGATTTAGTCGCCATTGTTTCCCCAGGAGTTATAACGGCAGATATTAATAAAATGGCCAATAAATTTGGTCTTATGTATCCTCCTGATCCGAGCAGCTCTCATGTTTCAACGATTGGTGGAAATTTATCGGAAAACGCCGGTGGCCCGCGTGGACTTAAATATGGGGTTACGAAAGATTATGTGCTCGGCCTTGAAGTTGTTACTGCTGACGGTGAAGTAATCCAAACTGGGGGAAGAACTGTAAAAAATGTAACAGGATATGACTTAACAAAATTAATTGTTGGATCTGAAGGGACCTTAGGGATTATAACAAAAGCGATTTTACAGCTAATCCCTAAACCACAGTCTACAGGAACTTTAATGGTCCTTTTTGATGATCTATTCATTGCCGGAAAAGCCATTTCTAGCATCCTGACAGGTGGCATTTTACCATCTAAATTAGAAATTATGGATCAAGCATCTGTTGTCGCTGTAGAGCAATTTGATCCATTAGGGTTACCTACCGATATAGAAGCACTTTTATTAATAGAATTGGACGGACATCCTGCTGCCATAGAGGCAGAAGCCAAAAGGGTGAAGGAAATTTGCTTAGAAATTGGCGCTATTAAAGTGAAAACAGCAGAAACAAAGGAAGAAGAAGCCGAACTTTGGAAGGCGAGAAAACTAGTTTCTCCAGCGATAGTCCGAAAAAAGCCAACGAAAATTTCAGAAGATGCTACTGTTCCGCGCAGTAGGATTCCAGAAATGTTTCAACGCTTAAAGGAAATAAGAGATAAGTATAACATCGATTTAGTTGTATTTGGCCATGCTGGAGATGGGAATTTACATCCCAATATAATAGCGGATAAACGTAATATCGAAGAAATGAAGCGAGTTGAAAAAGCAGTCGAGGAGATTTTTAAAGCCGCATTGGAAATGGGTGGCACTTTATCAGGAGAGCATGGAATTGGAATGATGAAGACCCCTTTTATGGAGATGGAGCTTGGTACAACCGGTTTATACATGATGAAACGGATTAAAGAAGCCTGGGATCCTCATAACCTCTTAAATCCCGGGAAAATGTTTCCTGATCCTGGACAAAGGTTTGCATTAACAAATGAGTAA
- a CDS encoding (Fe-S)-binding protein, with product MSKSYRLAYEETFACVQCGYCLPKCPTYETTGVETQSPRGRINLVKLLAEEKISIDSAASSIELCLGCRACETACPTNVQYGTILQSAKELITKEMPSSKMELLLLEKGLPNKKWQKAAGRGLEIAQKTGMVSLARKAGIMRVFPESIQAMESIAPMIKMPKKKERKYRVLPPIGKKTYTVGFFVGCIMDMMFSKINDDSMKLLQLAGYEVTLIEEQTCCGALLHHSGKKRETIALAKKNIAVFEKYDFDFIINSIGGCGAMLVEYPELFDEHSEWHSRAEKFALRCKDISVLLAESSLPFTKEIRKVVAYQPSCHLRHVQKVIDEPHQLIKKIPGIDYRTFEKQDMCCGSAGIYNVVHYNEAMEVLDQKMTHIEKVEPDIIVTSNPGCHLQMKLGVEREGKTEKIKVVHIVELLAEACEIY from the coding sequence ATGAGTAAAAGCTATCGATTAGCCTATGAAGAAACGTTTGCATGTGTCCAATGCGGCTATTGTTTGCCAAAATGCCCAACCTACGAGACGACAGGTGTGGAAACCCAGTCACCACGGGGGCGAATTAATTTAGTGAAGTTATTAGCAGAAGAAAAAATTTCGATAGATTCTGCAGCTTCTTCCATTGAATTATGTTTAGGCTGTAGAGCCTGTGAAACAGCTTGTCCGACCAATGTTCAATACGGGACAATTTTACAATCTGCCAAGGAATTAATCACAAAAGAGATGCCTTCTTCTAAAATGGAATTGCTACTCCTTGAAAAAGGATTACCAAATAAAAAGTGGCAAAAAGCTGCTGGAAGAGGGTTAGAAATAGCACAAAAAACAGGAATGGTATCTTTAGCGAGAAAAGCAGGCATCATGAGGGTATTTCCAGAAAGTATTCAGGCAATGGAATCAATTGCACCCATGATAAAGATGCCGAAAAAAAAAGAAAGAAAATACAGAGTATTACCTCCAATTGGGAAGAAGACCTATACTGTTGGATTTTTTGTTGGCTGTATTATGGATATGATGTTCTCAAAAATCAATGATGACAGTATGAAATTGCTACAGCTCGCTGGCTATGAAGTCACCTTAATTGAAGAACAAACATGCTGTGGAGCTCTTTTACATCATAGCGGGAAAAAAAGAGAGACAATTGCACTAGCCAAAAAAAATATTGCAGTTTTTGAAAAATATGATTTTGATTTTATTATCAATAGTATCGGTGGCTGTGGTGCGATGTTAGTGGAGTATCCTGAATTGTTTGACGAACACTCAGAATGGCATTCTCGAGCAGAAAAATTTGCCTTGCGGTGTAAAGATATTAGCGTTTTATTAGCTGAGAGTTCATTGCCATTTACCAAAGAAATTCGAAAAGTCGTAGCATACCAACCTTCGTGTCATTTACGGCATGTTCAAAAAGTCATTGATGAGCCCCACCAATTAATAAAGAAGATTCCGGGAATTGATTATCGTACTTTTGAAAAACAGGACATGTGCTGCGGATCTGCAGGAATTTACAATGTTGTCCACTACAATGAAGCAATGGAAGTGTTGGATCAAAAGATGACTCATATTGAAAAAGTGGAGCCAGATATCATCGTCACAAGTAATCCAGGATGCCATTTACAGATGAAATTAGGTGTTGAGCGCGAAGGGAAAACAGAAAAAATAAAAGTTGTTCATATTGTTGAGCTTCTAGCCGAAGCCTGTGAGATATACTAG
- a CDS encoding SDR family oxidoreductase, producing MELNLHNKVALVIASSQGLGKAIAMQLVKEGANVMLTSRDAEKLAIVQKELETLNKGRVSYCPADITKVEDIKSLVRKTNDVFGKIDILINNAGGPPVGSFESFSDKDWQNAFELNLLSYIRIIRGVLPDLKEAGGRIVNIASSSVKQPIPGLILSNTFRLGIVGLAKTLAEELAPYNILVNTVSPGRIATERVAHLDKMNAERLGVSKEQIKERTQNTIPLKRYGTPEEFANVIVFLVSDASTYVTGSSILVDGGMIKSI from the coding sequence TTGGAGCTAAATTTACATAATAAAGTTGCACTTGTAATAGCCTCCAGTCAAGGTCTAGGGAAAGCAATAGCAATGCAACTAGTAAAAGAAGGAGCAAATGTTATGCTAACTAGCCGAGATGCTGAAAAGTTAGCTATTGTTCAAAAAGAATTAGAGACCTTAAATAAAGGAAGAGTTTCCTATTGCCCAGCTGATATTACAAAAGTAGAAGACATTAAATCGTTAGTCCGCAAAACTAATGATGTGTTCGGTAAAATTGATATATTAATTAATAATGCTGGTGGACCTCCTGTAGGATCATTTGAATCATTTTCTGATAAAGACTGGCAAAATGCATTTGAGCTAAATTTGTTGAGTTATATTAGAATAATCCGTGGGGTTCTTCCAGATTTGAAAGAGGCAGGTGGACGAATTGTTAATATTGCTTCTTCTTCTGTTAAACAACCTATACCTGGACTTATTCTTTCGAATACATTTCGATTAGGTATTGTAGGACTGGCTAAAACATTGGCAGAAGAACTGGCTCCATATAACATATTAGTTAATACAGTTAGCCCAGGAAGAATTGCAACAGAGCGTGTTGCACACCTTGATAAAATGAATGCCGAGAGATTAGGCGTTTCTAAAGAGCAAATTAAAGAAAGAACCCAAAATACAATTCCCTTAAAACGGTATGGAACTCCAGAGGAATTTGCTAATGTAATAGTATTTTTAGTTTCTGATGCAAGTACTTATGTAACTGGCAGTTCAATTTTAGTTGACGGAGGAATGATTAAATCAATTTAA
- a CDS encoding glycoside hydrolase family 3 protein, which produces MGSLSKRLRKIVMASLVTTVAATTIASGALAAPPEHSNAGGKKAPSVEAHVKPIIKVGQRKFKDLNNNGKLDRYEDWRLSTEERVADLLPRMSMEEKAGMMQITSLGANADVVKDYVNNRHIRYMIIRDNPTAQDLAKRANSYQEIAEASPLGIPIVFTSNPRNHINEQNQFGISEASGQFSTWPGTLGLAATRDLELIRDFAEIAQDEWRSAGIQKNYGYQIETVTEPRWRRISGTFGEDPTLNAEIAREVTLGFQGNKLSSQSVAQTVKHFPGDGAVLNGLDPHNEQGQWAIYPTEGSLYKYHLPPFQAAIDAGTSSIMSYYNVPKNDMSAVQLPKELWYSETQQFEEVAAAYNKKIITDLLRGEMGFKGYVNSDSGVLTNRDWGVQDLTIEEKFAKAIDAGTNIFSDNNDPSGLISAINKGLVKEEELDPSVSQLLTEIFNLGLFEDPYTDPTEAQKIADSDESQARADEAHLKSVTLLRNDENMLPLTDEKIATTKLYVEVFAGNNSAIRTSSLKELIKKEDPSVTIVNTLEEANAALVMLRPSPFENPVNLDAPVDIKLGTLTGIDVDRVKEIENTVPTALVINMNNPWVIDEVEPHAAAVVATYNVKGEALLDVLRGRFNPTGKLPITIPANQEAVDKNASDVPGYAESFDYTYRNKAGDDYSFGFGLSYDK; this is translated from the coding sequence TTGGGTAGTTTATCGAAACGCTTAAGAAAAATAGTAATGGCGTCACTAGTGACTACTGTAGCAGCAACAACCATTGCAAGCGGGGCATTAGCTGCTCCACCAGAACATTCAAATGCTGGTGGTAAGAAGGCTCCATCAGTTGAGGCTCATGTTAAGCCAATCATTAAAGTTGGTCAACGCAAGTTCAAGGATCTCAATAACAACGGCAAGCTTGACCGTTACGAGGACTGGCGCTTGTCTACAGAGGAGCGTGTAGCTGACCTCCTGCCGCGGATGAGCATGGAGGAAAAGGCAGGGATGATGCAAATCACGTCTCTTGGAGCAAACGCTGATGTGGTGAAGGACTACGTTAATAACCGACACATTCGATATATGATTATTCGCGACAACCCAACAGCTCAAGATTTAGCAAAGCGTGCGAACAGTTACCAGGAGATCGCAGAGGCTTCACCACTAGGTATCCCGATTGTTTTTACTTCTAACCCGCGTAACCATATCAATGAGCAAAACCAATTTGGTATCAGTGAGGCTTCTGGTCAATTCTCGACATGGCCAGGTACTTTAGGGCTTGCGGCAACACGTGATCTTGAGCTAATCCGTGATTTCGCTGAAATTGCTCAGGATGAATGGCGCTCAGCAGGAATCCAGAAAAATTACGGCTACCAAATTGAAACAGTGACTGAGCCACGCTGGCGACGTATTTCTGGTACCTTTGGTGAGGACCCTACGTTAAATGCCGAGATTGCCCGTGAGGTAACACTAGGCTTCCAAGGAAATAAGCTAAGTAGCCAGTCTGTTGCACAAACGGTGAAACATTTTCCTGGTGATGGTGCGGTCTTAAACGGTCTTGATCCACACAATGAGCAAGGCCAGTGGGCCATCTATCCGACTGAGGGAAGCTTATATAAATACCATCTCCCACCGTTCCAAGCTGCGATTGACGCTGGGACAAGCTCAATTATGTCATATTATAATGTCCCTAAAAATGATATGAGTGCAGTCCAGCTTCCGAAGGAGCTTTGGTACTCTGAGACTCAGCAATTCGAAGAAGTAGCAGCTGCTTATAATAAGAAAATCATAACCGACTTGCTTCGTGGTGAAATGGGCTTCAAGGGCTACGTGAACAGTGATAGCGGTGTGCTGACTAACCGTGACTGGGGTGTACAAGATCTAACGATCGAGGAGAAATTCGCAAAAGCGATTGATGCTGGAACGAATATTTTCTCAGACAACAACGATCCAAGCGGGTTGATATCTGCGATAAATAAAGGCCTAGTTAAAGAAGAGGAACTTGATCCATCAGTGTCGCAGCTTCTTACTGAGATTTTCAATCTTGGACTGTTCGAGGATCCGTATACTGACCCGACAGAGGCGCAAAAAATCGCTGACTCGGATGAATCTCAGGCACGTGCTGACGAGGCTCACCTGAAATCAGTGACACTTCTGCGTAACGACGAAAATATGCTGCCACTGACTGATGAAAAAATTGCAACGACTAAGCTTTACGTTGAAGTATTCGCTGGTAATAACAGTGCTATACGTACATCTTCGCTGAAGGAACTTATTAAAAAAGAAGATCCGTCAGTGACAATTGTCAACACGCTTGAAGAGGCAAATGCCGCTCTCGTTATGCTGCGTCCAAGTCCATTTGAAAACCCAGTCAACCTTGATGCACCTGTTGACATCAAGCTAGGTACACTGACTGGTATTGACGTTGACAGAGTGAAGGAGATTGAAAACACTGTTCCAACAGCTCTCGTCATCAATATGAACAATCCGTGGGTTATTGATGAGGTCGAGCCTCATGCTGCAGCAGTTGTAGCAACCTACAATGTGAAGGGTGAAGCACTGTTAGACGTGCTACGTGGTCGCTTTAACCCAACGGGTAAACTGCCAATCACAATCCCTGCGAACCAAGAAGCCGTTGATAAAAACGCTTCAGATGTTCCAGGCTATGCTGAATCGTTCGACTACACCTACAGAAATAAAGCTGGTGACGATTACTCATTCGGCTTCGGTTTAAGCTACGACAAGTAG
- a CDS encoding DeoR/GlpR family DNA-binding transcription regulator, whose translation MVTNARQVRQNKIINYLQSEGFVKTLDLVEMLRYSEATIKRDLVDLENKELIRRTRGGAMIIDKGKIDIPYLMKINRFNNDKKMVMLAKIAQKLLKDDMVIFIDSSSTALHLVDVLTKYDGLQIITNGLITASLLSEYTTARVNIVGGSIVPKRFTINGSKALHDITTYYADITFVSCRGYDFTLGATETTEGEAYIKQAFRKQSKEVALIITSEKFNHRYMRQSLSNHDIDYIITDKNLSKDEKNILVRNNIRFMSESEQ comes from the coding sequence GTGGTTACTAACGCTAGACAAGTAAGGCAAAATAAAATCATAAACTACCTACAATCAGAAGGGTTTGTAAAAACGTTAGATTTAGTTGAGATGTTACGTTATAGTGAAGCAACAATCAAAAGAGACCTTGTTGATTTAGAGAACAAAGAATTAATTCGCAGAACTCGCGGCGGTGCGATGATCATTGATAAGGGAAAAATTGATATTCCATATCTAATGAAAATAAATAGATTTAATAATGATAAAAAGATGGTAATGCTAGCTAAGATTGCTCAGAAACTATTAAAAGATGATATGGTCATTTTCATAGATTCCAGTAGTACGGCTTTACATTTAGTAGATGTTTTAACAAAATATGACGGACTACAGATCATTACGAACGGATTAATTACCGCAAGCCTTTTATCAGAGTACACAACTGCACGGGTTAATATTGTTGGCGGCTCTATCGTTCCGAAAAGATTCACTATAAATGGTTCAAAAGCTCTGCATGATATAACTACTTATTATGCAGATATCACTTTCGTTTCTTGTAGAGGATATGATTTTACCCTAGGGGCTACGGAAACCACAGAAGGAGAGGCTTATATCAAGCAGGCTTTTCGTAAGCAATCCAAAGAAGTAGCTTTAATTATTACTTCAGAGAAGTTTAATCACCGTTATATGAGACAAAGTTTAAGTAATCATGATATAGACTATATCATAACAGATAAAAACTTGAGTAAAGATGAGAAAAATATATTGGTAAGAAACAATATTCGATTTATGTCTGAGTCTGAGCAATAA
- a CDS encoding ketose-bisphosphate aldolase: MLYNMKDLLKVAKENKFAVPAFNICSYDMLKAIMEEVEEQNAPVIFEIHPDEIAYLKDEFVASVREFALRSAVPVVIHLDHGGSIYDVMRAIRNGYTSVMIDASLESYEKNVEITKKIVELAHEVNVSVEAELGTIGNNGSYEGGSDQIIYTDPEQAIDFVEQTGIDTLAIAIGTAHGLYPKDFTPKLNMELLKELNDKIDIPFVLHGGSGNPDHEVSESVKYGIGKVNLSSDLKSVFFNEIRKILLENPTMYEPGEIFPIPNEKVKEVVRHKLQVLNTVGKAELYN, encoded by the coding sequence ATGTTATATAATATGAAAGATTTGCTGAAAGTAGCAAAAGAAAATAAGTTTGCTGTTCCTGCCTTTAATATTTGTAGTTATGACATGTTGAAAGCAATCATGGAAGAAGTAGAAGAACAAAACGCACCAGTTATATTCGAAATTCATCCCGACGAAATTGCCTATCTTAAAGACGAATTTGTTGCAAGCGTTCGAGAATTCGCCTTAAGAAGCGCTGTTCCAGTAGTTATTCACTTGGATCATGGAGGTTCCATTTATGATGTGATGCGTGCCATCAGAAATGGATATACTTCCGTCATGATTGATGCCTCCTTAGAAAGTTATGAGAAAAATGTGGAAATCACAAAGAAGATTGTGGAACTAGCACATGAAGTAAATGTTTCTGTTGAAGCTGAGTTAGGAACAATAGGAAACAATGGTTCTTATGAAGGCGGTTCAGACCAAATTATTTATACCGATCCTGAACAGGCAATCGACTTTGTTGAACAGACAGGAATTGATACCTTAGCTATCGCTATCGGAACGGCTCATGGCTTATATCCAAAAGATTTCACTCCAAAGTTGAATATGGAATTATTAAAAGAATTAAACGATAAAATTGATATTCCATTTGTACTTCATGGCGGATCAGGAAATCCGGATCATGAAGTAAGCGAATCAGTAAAATATGGCATTGGAAAAGTAAACTTATCATCGGACCTAAAAAGTGTGTTCTTTAATGAAATTCGAAAAATATTATTAGAAAACCCAACTATGTATGAACCAGGCGAGATTTTTCCTATACCAAATGAAAAAGTAAAAGAAGTAGTAAGACATAAATTACAAGTATTAAATACTGTAGGAAAAGCAGAGTTATATAATTAA
- a CDS encoding PTS fructose transporter subunit IIC: protein MKIVGITSCPTGIAHTYMAAEKLQKTAEAKGYEIKIETQGARSENILTTQEIEEADVVILAIDKEVDMSRFSGKKIKKVSTAKAIRDADTIIDEAINEIGTYTSKITSDTHTTNNQGIMKNLYNHFMNGVNYMLPFVIAGGILIAISFAFGIDASNPESESYNALAGALSKIGGDTAFALMVPALAAGISISIAGRAGLATGFVAGTLAAAGGSGFLGGMIGGLLAGYITNLFANKVNIKASIAPIYQLIVVPLLAISLTGFIMIFLVEAPVTALLNLLTGFLNGLGETSGIIFGLLIGIMMAADMGGPINKSISTFSIGLMSAGVNAPIAACMAAGMVPPLGLALATILFKNKFTKEEKTSGKSCWVLGSSYITEGAIPFAVADPIRVIPSLMVGSAVTASISMGAGITSMAPHGGIWVMFIPNVINNVPIYLLAIVAGTIVTAVMVGLLKKEVVSNKDEYSTESLQRNGDRTNVI from the coding sequence GTGAAAATTGTTGGAATTACATCATGTCCCACTGGAATTGCTCACACGTATATGGCAGCCGAGAAATTACAAAAGACGGCTGAAGCCAAAGGGTATGAAATAAAGATTGAAACTCAAGGAGCTAGAAGTGAAAATATCTTGACCACACAAGAGATTGAAGAAGCAGATGTTGTGATATTAGCAATAGATAAAGAAGTTGATATGAGCCGGTTTAGTGGTAAAAAAATTAAAAAGGTTTCTACTGCAAAGGCAATAAGAGATGCAGATACTATCATTGACGAAGCAATAAATGAAATCGGAACCTATACAAGTAAAATAACAAGTGATACACATACGACTAATAACCAAGGTATAATGAAGAACTTATACAATCATTTTATGAACGGTGTCAATTACATGCTTCCATTTGTCATTGCGGGCGGAATTTTAATCGCTATTAGTTTTGCTTTTGGAATTGATGCTTCGAATCCTGAAAGTGAAAGTTATAATGCGCTAGCTGGAGCATTAAGCAAGATCGGTGGAGATACAGCCTTTGCTTTAATGGTACCTGCCCTAGCAGCAGGTATTAGTATATCGATTGCAGGGAGAGCAGGACTGGCAACTGGCTTTGTTGCAGGTACTTTAGCTGCCGCTGGTGGTTCTGGATTTCTAGGCGGGATGATTGGTGGTCTTTTAGCGGGATACATTACGAATTTGTTTGCTAATAAAGTAAATATCAAGGCATCTATTGCTCCCATCTATCAATTAATTGTTGTTCCATTACTAGCTATTTCTTTAACAGGTTTCATCATGATATTTTTGGTAGAAGCCCCAGTCACAGCTCTTTTGAACCTTTTGACAGGTTTCTTAAACGGTTTAGGTGAAACAAGCGGCATTATATTTGGATTATTAATCGGAATCATGATGGCAGCTGATATGGGTGGTCCTATCAATAAATCCATTTCAACTTTCTCCATAGGATTAATGTCTGCTGGTGTAAATGCCCCGATTGCGGCTTGTATGGCTGCTGGTATGGTTCCACCTTTAGGGCTAGCACTGGCAACAATACTCTTTAAAAACAAATTTACAAAAGAAGAAAAGACTTCAGGTAAATCATGTTGGGTTTTAGGTTCCTCTTATATCACTGAAGGTGCTATTCCATTCGCTGTAGCAGATCCAATCCGAGTCATTCCAAGCTTAATGGTGGGTTCAGCAGTAACTGCATCTATATCAATGGGAGCAGGAATTACATCAATGGCACCACATGGCGGTATTTGGGTCATGTTTATTCCTAATGTGATTAATAATGTTCCTATCTATCTATTAGCCATCGTTGCAGGAACGATTGTAACGGCAGTAATGGTTGGACTATTAAAAAAAGAAGTTGTCTCTAATAAGGATGAATATTCAACTGAATCACTTCAAAGAAATGGGGATCGTACGAATGTTATATAA
- a CDS encoding PTS sugar transporter subunit IIA has product MDISSLLQPKNILFDETIHSKKDLFRTMAELLEKNGCIKNKKKLIVDLEKREKVVSTGIEDGFGIPHAKSKCVVKPTIAFAHTNEISDYIALDDTKVQCSFLLAIPSDSNDLHLDILSSLSRKLMNEDFRNKLKQAKTQEEVMTILSD; this is encoded by the coding sequence ATGGATATTTCTTCACTGTTGCAGCCCAAAAATATTCTATTTGATGAAACCATTCATTCAAAAAAAGATTTATTTAGAACGATGGCTGAATTACTTGAAAAAAATGGGTGTATCAAAAACAAAAAGAAATTAATCGTGGATTTAGAAAAAAGGGAAAAGGTTGTTTCTACAGGTATAGAAGATGGTTTTGGTATCCCTCATGCTAAAAGTAAATGTGTAGTGAAACCTACAATCGCTTTTGCCCATACGAATGAGATCTCAGATTATATTGCTTTAGATGATACGAAGGTTCAATGTAGTTTTTTGCTAGCTATTCCTTCCGATTCAAATGATCTTCATTTAGACATTTTGAGTTCGTTATCAAGAAAATTAATGAATGAAGATTTTAGAAACAAGTTAAAACAAGCAAAGACACAAGAAGAAGTTATGACCATTCTATCAGACTAG